GCATCTGTTTCATCAAAGTGATTAAGCTCCTTGCTGTCAATATCTAAAACTCCCCAAACAGAATTGTAACACATTACAGGAATAACAATTTCCGAGTTAGATTCCGAATTACAAGCAATATGTCCCGAAAACTCATGTACGTTTGGCACTACAATAGTTTGTTCCTGCTCCCATGCAGTGCCACAAACGCCTTTTCCTTTGGCAATTTGCGTGCAAGCAACCGGTCCTTGGAAAGCACTCAGTTGAAGTTTATTATTGATTATTTGATAAAAACCAACCCACCAAAAATCAAAATGTGTTTTGAGTATTGCTGTGATATTGGCAAGATTACCTGTCAGATGAATATCCTTATCCCAAACAGCAACGATTTCTTTCATTGCAAGTTCATATTTTTCGGCTTTTTTCATGTGAAGCATAAAGGGAAGATTAAATGATTACAAAAACAAAAGGGAAGACTGAACATCTTCCCCTTTGTGATCCCGCTGGGATTCGAACCCAGGACCCCTACATTAAAAGTGTAATGCTCTACCGGCTGAGCTACAGGATCATTTTTACAAAAATTTCAGTTGGTTTTGTACTTCCGCCCCTTCTGAAAACGTGGGTGCAAAAATAGTTTTTTATCTATTCAAAACAAGTTTGATTTTTATTTTTTTCAAGAACCTAAATTCAATCCACAATCAAACGAAGAACTTGGTGATTTACCTTTAAGATATAGACTCCTCCTTTTAATTCCGTTAGAGAAAGTTTGACTGAAAACATTTTCTCCGAGAAATCTTCTTTGGAAATCAGCACACCATTCATGGCATATATTGCAATCTGTTCAATCGGTTCTTGTTCAGATTGAATGGTAACCTCATCAAAGCTCGGGTTTGGGAATGCAATAATCTTAGGAACTTGGAAATGGATACCACCTGTACTTAGAATTCTATATGATTCTTTTACAGCTTCATAGGTATTGACCTTTCCCCATCCTGCGTTATTATTTGGAACCGCACCTGTTTTACTGTCAACAATTGCAGTTTTAGCAAGAATCTGCTTAATCTGAAATGATGTAAGCTTTGGGTTAGCTTGCAACATCAAAGCTACTGTGCCTGTTACTTGAGGTGAAGCCATTGAAGTACCTGAAAAAACCCCATAAGCAAATGTGTCAGCATTAAATTCAGTAATGGCAACCAGTCTATTCTTTGACCACCCTGGGAATTCTTGTAGAAAAATAGGGGCTGCCACATCCATACCGGGCGCTAAGATATCGGGCTTTATTCTGCCATCTGCTGTCGGACCACGACTGCTAAAAGGAGTAATATTGCCAATGGCTGAATACCCTTGGTCATTAAAAGTGTCATTAAAAATACCATAGTAAAGGTTCTTTGCAGTCATTGCGCCTGCAGTAATAACACTCTTGGAAGTCCCACCATTCTCCCCTACTGTATAATCTGTATTGCCGGCTTTGTATGTTGATGAAAAATTAATTTGATTGTATTGGTTCACAAATCGTCCTGAAGTATAACGATAAATCCCCCCTGAATTCCAAGCATGAACATCGGAGTAAGGTGATGTGATAGACAAACCAATATTGTATTTTGCCGGGTCCGGATTGGTAAGAAGCAAGCGAATATTAGGTTTCCCGTTGGGCACATAATAAGAATTGGTAAAAGTGATAATTGAAAATTTTCCGGAATCTGTGTCAAAAAATTTGGTGTCAGTTCCTGCTTTTGATGAGGATAGATAAGCGCTTTCGTACACAATATTTCCTGTTGTATCAATCAAATGTGCCGACACAGAAAAAACAGAGTTCCCACTGCCCCACATATCCACATAAACTTCTTCTTTTGGATATGAAAATCGTTCATTCTCAATTACAATAGTTTTTACAGTATCTCCTCTCAACTCAGCTTCAAAATGCATAGGGTTAGTACCTTCATTGCCAGCGGCACCCACCAGAATCAAGCCTTCGCCAATTAAATTATTGGTAGCCAAATCGAACAAAGAAGTTCCATCATGCGGACCCGTGTGCATTCCCCAGCTTAGGTTGATAACAGCAGGTTTACCCACCGACTTGGCATAATTAAAAATATAGTTATAGGCATCAATAATGGCAGGGTTTGCAATCAGATAATCGCTCATGGCACTTCCCGGCAATTGCTCATTAAAATATTTAATACTCACAAAAACAAGTTCTGCATCAGGTGCATGTCCTTGATACTTGAGGTCAGGCGAGCCTATGCCACTACCTGCCGCAATACCGGCAACGTGTGTACCATGCGTTCCGTTCAAGTCAAGGTCTGTGAAGATTTCTTCTTTCCCGATAAGTTCTGAACCGTAATCATATCCTGAGGGTGGTGTTCCTTCATCATGATTTTGCTGCCATACCCGACTTACCCTATAGGTAACACTGTCTGCTGCATAAAATGCAGGATGCTTATAATCAAACCCAATATCAACAATTCCTACAATGACCCCTTTGCCGGTAAAATTCTGTGGCAATCCATTGTTTATCCCATCGTGAACTTGGTCCACTCTCATCAATTTGCGCACAGAATCCATTTTGGCATGCGTTGCATTCAGCCTGAGTGCAGGCTCAATGGCTTCTACACCCTTTACCCCCGATAAGTATGCAAGCTGTGATTGTGGAACAAGCACGCTCCACACGTTACCCGCCTTGGTCTCAACTTTGATATGCAATTGAGTTAATTCGCTCTCATTAATTGCAGAATTGACCAGAATCAAAGTTGGAATTTCACCATTTTCATTGGCAAGCACCGGTTGTTGATTGTAATTACTTGGAGTTTGAGCTTTAAGCCCAAAATATAGAAAACAACTTAGAAAAATGAATATCGTTTTTTTCATGTGAATAATTGAATTGCAATTTTAATGGATAAGTTTCATACTGATTTTTTTTATTGAAATGAGCAAAAATCAATATCCTCTATGGGTTTATACTAATTTATAGTTTCTAAACTCACCGATGCGCCATCCGCTTAGCTTTTCTATTTTCATTAAAATTTTATTTTTAAGTGATAGGTGAGTGATATTGGGGTCTCGGTCAAAAGTCCAGTTTTGTTTGGCTATTCGTTCATGATATACTTTGGGATGTGAACCCGTAAACCTCTTTATAGAATCAATTTTCCCGTAGTCAAACTCTTGTTCAACTGCTACTTTTTCGAAAATGAATTGGTCGTCATGCCACAGTTTGCGTGCCTGAATTTGTTTAGACATTTGCTCTTGGGGATGTTTTACCCAACCATAATGAAAAATGCGAGCGTTTATTTTTTTTGCCGGTAATCTCTGATTAGCAATTCTGAAACCTTGCGCATCCATATAGGAGCGGATTTGTGGATTGTTTCTGATAATTCTCACTTCGTGTCTATACCACTTACGCGAGTCAGCAAGAAAATCATAAGAACCATAAAAATGCAAATACTCAAAGACCAAACCCTGAACCGAATTGTCATTGAGCCATTTCTGCATACTGATTCTAATGTTGTCATAATCATCCTCATGTACACATTCATCGGCTTGAATATAAAAGCACCAGTCTGATTTAGGGGAGACATGTTCTAATGCTTTGTTTGTTTCAACAGCAAGTACTTTACCGCCTTCTCTCAAAGTGTCATCCCAAACAGTTTCAACGATTTTGATTTTATCAGAATCTATGGATTGAATCAAACTTAGTGTGCCATCCGTTGACTTTCCTACAGCCACAATCATTTCGTCCACCAAAGGCAAGATAGACAATATGGCTTCTGAGACCGGATAGCCTCCTGTTACACCATTACGGATAATTGTAAAACCGCTGACAAACATATTATCAAGCGGTTTGGGATTGATTTATATTAAAATTGAGTTCGGGATTGGGTCTGATTTCTCCCACAATCAAACCTCCAAAATTTTTTGTTTCATAATGAACAAACCTTTCCAAAATAGCTGCTTGTGCTTTTGAAATTAACCCTGAATTTGAGAGTAAAGATTGTGCAACTACATATTGAATTCCCATTTTACCATCATCTACTTTTATACAAACAGCTAAGTCTTGGTTGAAAATTGACATACAATACACTCCGTCTGCTCCTGTTTTTCCAACTACATTATCACCGGCAACACCCATTAACTCAGTGCAATATCTCTTTGTACCGGCAATCATAAACGGATACGTGGTTACTGCCTCTATCATTACAGCACAGGCTTTCTGCTCTTTTTCAGGAAAGTCTATAGGGTTAATCAAGTTTTGATATGCAACCGCTTGTTTATAAACAGTATATGAAAAAATAGGCGCAGAACACCCATCAATCCCAATATGTGAATCCGAAATCGGTGTTTCGTAGTAACGTGAACAGGTTTCTGCAATGATTTTTTGAATAGTGTGTTCAGGTGAAATATAATTTTTGTGGTCCACACCAAGAAGTCTGCAAAAAAGCAAAAATCCGGTATGTTTACCTGAGCAATTATTGTGAATACTACTTGGTTTTTGTTCGCTTTTTATTAAATCTGCCTGGTCGCTTGACAACTCAGGCATTTGAGCACCACATTCCAAATCATTTTCAGTAAAACCACCCTTTGCCAATATTCTTTTTACTGTTTCAACATGTTGCTTTTCACCATTGTGCGAGCTGCATATCAAAGCAATTTCTTCCAATGTTAAATCAAATTCTTCTGCTCCCCCACGTGAAAAGAAAGGTATGTGTTGAAAAAATTTCATTGCCGAACGCGGATAGCAAACTTGTTCCACATCTCCCAGACTGAAAACAATCTTTTTTTCTTTGTTTATTACACATATCACCCCTCTGTGAAAACTCTCGACAACCTCGCCTCGCATTGATTGTACTAAAATAGGATTCGCTGTTTTATTTTTCATTGTTGATTTAGTCTTGTGGTTGGATTATATTGGCATGCCCGACATTGTTACAAGACTGCAAATGTATATTTTGGACTATGGATTGAGAAATTTAATTGCATTTCTTCCAAACGATTATTATTGGGCACTTTGTTAACTTATAACTGTGCCACATTTGACAAAAAAGGGATTATTCCTATTCAAATTCCACTATCAAAAAAATCATGCATCAGTTTTTCATTATATTTGTTGCTTCAAACTCAATCAGACGCTCCAAAATATGATTAAATATTTACTGAAATTATACTTATTTTTCCTTATCACACTGCCTTCCATTGTGTACTCGCAGAGCACCACTATCGGTTCGGGTACGTTCACATCTAATGCTTATGGTCCGATGTACACTACAACGAGTGTGAATTCGGTGAGTCGTTTTGCATATATATACAGTTCATCATTACTGGGAGAGTTAGAACATGGTGATAGCATTTGGTCTGTTAGCTTTTTCAAAGACAATACAGATGATTTAACAGGAAGTAATAACCTCAAAATTTATATCAGACCAACCTCACAAACAGATTTTGGCGCAGGAAGTTTGTCGTGGTCAAGTGAAATCAGCGGGCTTGGTTTTGTCAAAGTGTATGACAACAATCCAAACTCAGTAATGAACGGCAAACGAGGATTTATCACATTTACTTTTAGCTCCCCTTACTATTGGGATACTACTTTAGGACAAAATTTTGAAATTCTGGTTGAATACACCCAACCCAATACTCAAACCGCCCAAATCAATTGGTACTATGACAATGCTTCTACCCAATCAGGTTATCTTTCCAACCAAAATAAGTATTATTCGGCAACTAACACACTTACGCCCAGTAACACTTTAAGTTCAAGCAATGAACGCAAACCCATGATTAGGATAAATTATCCGAGATATGATGTTGAAATTGGAGTTTCGGCATTGTATTCATTGGGTAAAATTCCTGTACCTTTGGGCAACCCGGACACTGTCAAAGTGCTATTATTAAATTCCGGGAAACATGATGTGGTTGGACACCACGCTTATTTATACAGTTATGGGGCTAATGTTTTTATTGACACATTGACATTCAGCCTAAAAGCAAGTGAACAAGACTTATTTGCTTTTCCTATCAGGAACCTTCACTATATAGGGATGGACACCCTGATAGTATTGCTAGAGCCGGATGGCATTGCAAGCAACGACACCATTGACGGACTTCGTGAAGCCACTGCTTTTACATATTCATACAGAAACCTAAAAGAACCACCGGCACCCGGAGGAATAGGTTTTAACGGTGGCACCGGTGATTTTGTAGCCAAATTTATTTCATCTCAAAAGAAGGCGATTAACCAAATCAGTGTCATGTTCGGTTTCGGGAATGAGCCTTTTAGAATCGGGATTTGGGATGCAACCGGACCGCAAGGAAAGCCAGGTACACTGCTCTGGCAATCTGATTCCCAAACCTCAAAACCGGGAGAATATATTATGCCTGTATGGCCTCCCGTTTCTGTCAATGGTACTTTCTTTGTTGGGGTACGACAAATAGGCACAAACAATATTGCCTTTGGGTTTCAATACGAAGACCCAGTGAGAAATGGCACTTTCTTTGAAACTTCACCCGTTGGCTCTTCTACATGGAATGATTTCAGTCCTGATGCTCCATTTAGGTTTATGATTGAGCCCCGCATTCAAGCGGATAATGACATAACGCCAGTGTCCTTTGACTTTCCTAAAGACACACTGGTCTTTGGCACTTTTGACACGCTGGCACCGCAAGCAACCATTCGAAATATTGGAACCAACGATCAAATTATCCCGTTTGAGACTATATGTAACATCAAATACTATGGAGGTACTTTGATATACTCTTCCTCAGTGTTTGACACCTTATCATCAGGCAACAACCGTAAAGTAACTTTTGACAAATCCTTCTTCCCTACAACCACAGGTGACTATACCGTTGAAATTATCACCAAACTCACCACTGATCAATTTACGCAAAACGACACACTGAATGCCCACGTTTTAGCCGGCAAATATTCAGATGTAGGAATGACACTTGTTTTTACCCCATTTAATGGAGGAACCTATCAATACAATATAGATACAATTTTCCCGACTGTCAAAGCGGATAACTTTGGATTTGATGACAGAACCTTTCAGGTATATGGACAAATTTATGATTCTAATAATGTTTTGATGTGGCAAGACATAGCAACTAAATCAGTCAAAGGCGGACAGAGTGTAACAGTTGGCTTCAGCGAATTCATTGCACCCAAAACAAGTACTTATAAGTTCGTAACCTATACCAAAATGACAGGTGACAACGACCTACACAACGATACCATTATTAGGTATTTTATTGTGGGTATGGAAAATGATGTAGCTGCAAACTTTGCGATAGAGCCTATTTCATTATATAACTATCCTGCAAATATCACAGCCATTAAACCCAAATTGAATGTTAAAAACAAGGGTGAGTTTCATCAATTGACTTATTTCCCTGCCTATTGTTTTATATACAAAGACAATACGCTTGTATATACAGATACAGCCATGTTGCAGGTATTTATTGGAGACTCAACCAGCATTTCATTTCCTAAATCTTTCAATAATCCACCTCAAGGAAATTATCGAGCATTTTTCCAAACGGCTCTCAGCACAGACCAAGACAGGAGTAATGATACTTTAACAATATATTTTAAAGTTGGGGTTGAGAATGATGTGGAAGTAGTATCGATTGAAAGCCCTCAAAATGACAGTGCATTGCACCTTTCATACCTCTATCGCCCAAGGGTCTTGGTTCGAAATAACGGATTTAAAGACCAAAATGTGCCATTTCAAGTTGTTTTTCAAAGCTATGACAGTACAGGAGCCGTTATACAGACTCTGCTTAAAAACATTACCATTGCTGCCAATAACACTAAGTATCTTGATTTTGACAGCACATTCAACGCAAGACCCGAAGGCAGCATTTCTGTTAAATCATATACTAATTTAGGGACAGATGAAAGTCTGAACAACGATACAGCCATTATTTCATACACAGTCCAAAAGACTTTTGATTATGAAATTTGGGATAAAATCAAGAACAACCCAAGCGAAGAAATTGAAGTAAACAGAGGTTCATATAGTCCTCGCATTGTTATTCAAAACAATTCAAGATTACTCACTGATTCTGCTTTTATCTCAGTTATGATTTGGACACCGGATAATACAATCATATATAACTATATCCGCAAATCTCTTCCCTCACTTTTTGGAGGACTTGACACCATTGAGTTTCCGCCCTATTATCCTACCATGACAGGTACATATACGGTGCAAGCTTCCGGCTATCAGTCCTTAGATCAAAACCCATTCAATGATACCCTAACATTTACTTTTGAAAGTATCCTGAACAATGATTTAGAAGTAAGCGAAATTGTTACACCCAAACAGAATGACACGCTTATTATTGACAAAAACATTCCAACTTATGCAGCAGTCAAAGTTACTAATAACGGTCGCGAGCAGCCCGACAGTGTGGTTTTAAAGGTTTATTTATTAGATTCACAAAATAATGTTCTCAAATCAGATTCACAGTCCGTTTCTGCCAATTTAGTGCAATCAGCCACACAAACACTTATTTTCAACAATTTCTTTGACAATATAAATTTTGAACAGGATGCTCATTATAAAATCCATGCAAAAATTGATTATGCCTTAGACCAAATTCCTAACAACAATAAATTAATTTCTGATTTTTATGTAGTTGCAAATACTTCAACTTCTGTTATTGCCGTTTCTGACAATATTAAAGTATCCCCAAACCCATTCGATAAGTTTATCCAAATTGATTTGAATGATGCTTCATACTACACTATCACTCTTATTTCATCGGATGGAAAAACTGTTTATGAGACACGAACTACTGCTGAAAAGCAAACTTTTACCATAGCCACTGAAACATTGTCGGCAGGTGTTTATTACTTGAAACTTAACAACGGAAAACACATCTTTGCAGCCAAGTTTATAAAATTATAAATGGATTACAAAATCACACTCAACGATAAAACTGTAGCATACTCGAACAAGGGAGGCGGAGTAAAAATTAACAATACAGCCATAGTACAAACTTTTAAATGGATTAAGAAATCTGAATTGGCTTTTTTGAATGTAAACAACCATTCATACAGCGTAGCTGTAGTTCAATTAGATAAAGAAAATAAAAAAGTTACACTTCGCATCAACGGAAAAAAACTAGTTTTAAATCTGGCAGACCCAATGGATGAACTGCTCAAAGACTTAGGATTGGACAAATTATTAAACAAAGGTGCTGGTGAAGTGAAAGCACCTATGCCGGGACTGGTTCTCAAAGTATTGGTTGAACCGGGCATGCAGGTAAACAAAGGTGATTCTTTATTGATTTTGGAAGCTATGAAGATGGAAAACGTGATTAAAAGCCCTATTGATGGGGTAGTAAAAGCGATACACATAACTGACAAACAAGCGATTGAAAAAAACAAAGTTATGATTGAATTATCAGCTAACAGTTGATAATATTTTGAGTTATTAAATTACATTTGCACCACAAAAAAATGATATGAATTTCCAATTAACAGAAGAACAAGAAGCAGTAAGAGATGCAGCTCGAGACTTTGCACAGACTGAATTACTTCCCGGTGTAATAGACAGAGATATCAAAGAAGAATTCCCTAAAGTACAGATTCAAAAACTGGGAGAACTAGGTTTTATGGGAATGATGGTTTCGCCTCAATACGGTGGCAGCGGAATGGATGCAGTTTCTTACGTTCTGGCAATGGAAGAAATATCCAAAGTAGATGCCTCGGTGAGTGTCTGTATGAGTGTAAACAACTCTCTTGTTTGTTGGGGACTGGAAGAATATGGAACAGAAGAGCAAAAACAAAAATACCTTGTACCATTAGCAAAAGGCGAAGTGCATGGTGCTTTTTGTCTTTCAGAGCCTGAAGCCGGCTCTGATGCTACCTCTCAAAAAACAACAGCAGAAGACAAAGGAGATTATTATTTATTGAACGGAACCAAAAACTGGATTACAAATGGCAGTTCGGCAGATACCTATATTATAATTGCACAAACTCATCCGGATAAAGGACATCACGGGATCAACGCATTTATAGTTGAAAAAAGTTGGGAAGGTTTCCACATTGGCAAAAAAGAAGATAAAATGGGAATCAGAGCTTCCAACACACATACACTGATGTTTACTGATGTCAAAGTACCTAAGGCAAACAGAATCGGAGAAGACGGTTTCGGATTTAAATTTGCCATGAAAGTGCTTGCCGGAGGAAGAATTGGCATTGCATCTCAAGCACTAGGAATCGCATCAGGTGCTTATGAATTGGCACTTGCCTACTCTAAACAAAGAAAAGCATTTGGAACAGAAATAATGAACCACCAAGCCATCCAATTCAAATTGGCTGATATGGCTACTGAAATAGAAGCTGTCCGCCTTCTTTGTTTAAAAGCAGCTTGGCTAAAAGATCAACATCAAGATTACGGATTAGCTAGTTCTATGGCTAAACTTTATGCTGCAGAAACAGCAATGAAAGTTACTACCGAAGCCGTTCAAATACACGGAGGATATGGCTACGTTAGAGAATATCATGTTGAAAGGCTGATGCGTGATGCCAAAATTACACAGATATACGAAGGCACAAGCGAAGTACAAAAAGTGGTTATATCAAGAACCATCCTCAAATGAAAAAGTTTTTTTTAATATCCATATCATGGGTTGCTATCATAACATTTTCTTCGTGCTCCGGAGGAAATGAAAAATTGAATTCACAAGAAGAGACCGAAGTGAATGACATGATGAAGAAGGATCAAGAGAAAATGGATTCAATGAAGCGTGTGTTGGAAGAAAAATACCAAACAATCAAAGAGGAATAGTCTCTTAAAACAAGCCGCAGGGCAACATAAATCATGGAAAATGTTACCCATAAAGGTTTGAAAAAGTCATTCGGTCTTCGAATGGCAATCGTCATAGTAATCAGCTCTATTATCGGGTCGGGAGTATTCAAAAAAGTAGCTCCCATGTCTGAATCACTCGGCTCTCCCCTATTAGTCGTGGCAGCATTTGCTCTTGCAGGTTTGCTGACTTTGTTTGGCATGTGGAGTATTGCTGAGTTGGGCTCTATGTATCCGGAATCAGGTGGACCGTTTGCATGGCTTGAAAAAATCTATGGCAAAACGGTTTCATTTTTATATGGATGGGCATCATTTACAGTAATTCAGACTGCTGCCATTGCTTCTATTGCATACGTGTTTACAGGAGCCATAGGTACTTTTTTTCCACTGCCACATTTGCCTGAAGAAATTGCGTCTTTCTCAATCTTGGATATTCAACCTTTTGATAATATTGGCGCAAAACTCATTTCTTGTGCCTTGATTGTTATTCTGACCTTAGTCAATATCAGAGGAGCCAAATGGGGTGGTAATCTCAGCATGGTCTTTACTTTTATTATCATCTGCTGTATCTTGTTCATTGCGTTGCTTGCTTTTGGAAGCAAAGTTGGCAGTGTTGCTACCCTCACAAAACCTTCTTCAGTTATTTCTATCAAAGAATTAAGTTTTTGGAGTATGTTGGGGGCTATCATTATTGCAATGCGACATGCCTTTTGGGCTTATGAAGGTTGGATGGCATTGGGATTTGTGGGAGAAGAGCTGGAAAAACCCGAGAAAGATATTCCTAAGGCTGTTTCGATAGGATTGTTACTCATTGTTTCCCTATATGTATTAGTAAATGCAGCCTATTTGTATGTCATGCCCATTGATGATATTATTAGAGAAACTACTGCCGACACCAACAAAATTGCTGCCGTGCTTGTCATAGACAAAATATTTGGAACAGGGGGAGCCGGCTTGATTAGCGCCATGATATTGGTTGCAACATTTGGCTGCACCAATGCTACTATACTCGCTTCTGCCCGAATCTATTATGCAATGGCACATAAAGGGCTATTTTTTGAAAAAATTAAAAAATCTCATTCCAAATACAGTACACCACATAACTCCCTTGTTTTACAATGCGTATGGGCTTGTTTGCTGGTTTTTTCCGGCTCTTTTGATTTGCTGACCGACTTGGTTGTAATCGTTGCTTTCTCTTTTTATGGACTCATTGTTTTTGGGGTGGTTATACTTAGGTATAAAGACAAAGAAAGAATCAGACCTTACAAAACTCTCGGATACCCTATTATTCCCATTATTTTCTCCGTTTTTTGTGTCATATTGCTGGCAGTTACTTTCATTGACTCACCCACTCAGTCACTTACCGGGATGTTTCTTATTTTCTCCGGTCTGCCCTTTTATTACTATTGGAAAAAGAAATTAAAGACTACACCACAGAAGCAATTGTAGCAAAGGATATCGTACAGTTTATTTCTTTTTGTAAACAACTCCCTAAGGATAGTAATGTTGCACCGGTTGTAATAGTATCATCCACAATCAACACGTGCTTGTTTTGTAGTCCATGATTGGTTGTGATACGAAAAATGTCTTTAACATTATTATGTCTTTCAGAAGCGGAAACTTTGGTTTGAGATATATTGTTTACCACCCTTTCTACTGCATGGTTCATCATGGGCAATCCCAACACCTCCGACATTCCTTTCACGATATACTCTGATTGGTTATAACCTCTTTGCACCAATTTTTTTGGGTGCAATGGTAGCG
This region of Bacteroidota bacterium genomic DNA includes:
- a CDS encoding acyl-CoA dehydrogenase, producing the protein MNFQLTEEQEAVRDAARDFAQTELLPGVIDRDIKEEFPKVQIQKLGELGFMGMMVSPQYGGSGMDAVSYVLAMEEISKVDASVSVCMSVNNSLVCWGLEEYGTEEQKQKYLVPLAKGEVHGAFCLSEPEAGSDATSQKTTAEDKGDYYLLNGTKNWITNGSSADTYIIIAQTHPDKGHHGINAFIVEKSWEGFHIGKKEDKMGIRASNTHTLMFTDVKVPKANRIGEDGFGFKFAMKVLAGGRIGIASQALGIASGAYELALAYSKQRKAFGTEIMNHQAIQFKLADMATEIEAVRLLCLKAAWLKDQHQDYGLASSMAKLYAAETAMKVTTEAVQIHGGYGYVREYHVERLMRDAKITQIYEGTSEVQKVVISRTILK
- a CDS encoding amino acid permease, with translation MKKSFGLRMAIVIVISSIIGSGVFKKVAPMSESLGSPLLVVAAFALAGLLTLFGMWSIAELGSMYPESGGPFAWLEKIYGKTVSFLYGWASFTVIQTAAIASIAYVFTGAIGTFFPLPHLPEEIASFSILDIQPFDNIGAKLISCALIVILTLVNIRGAKWGGNLSMVFTFIIICCILFIALLAFGSKVGSVATLTKPSSVISIKELSFWSMLGAIIIAMRHAFWAYEGWMALGFVGEELEKPEKDIPKAVSIGLLLIVSLYVLVNAAYLYVMPIDDIIRETTADTNKIAAVLVIDKIFGTGGAGLISAMILVATFGCTNATILASARIYYAMAHKGLFFEKIKKSHSKYSTPHNSLVLQCVWACLLVFSGSFDLLTDLVVIVAFSFYGLIVFGVVILRYKDKERIRPYKTLGYPIIPIIFSVFCVILLAVTFIDSPTQSLTGMFLIFSGLPFYYYWKKKLKTTPQKQL